The genomic DNA TCCAACAGTCCTGGTATTGATTCCTCTTACACTTACAAATCTTTGCACATCCTCAAAATGTTATAAGTGCATATCGCCAACAATGGAGCAAGAAATAAGGGCCACACAGAATCTGAGTAATACACCATTTTGCCTGAAGAGATTGAGGTTTCTGCATTCTCATAAAATCTAGACACTTTCTGACAATTTTCCTCAGGGCTTCCTTGACCTCTTGGTTTCTCAGACTGTATATGAAGGGATTGGCCATAGGAGTCACAATTGTGTAGCAGACAGAAAACACTTTGTTGAGGTCTCTTAGTGTGTTGGTTTTTGGTAGCAGATACACAATGATTAGGgtcccatagaaaattgtcaccataatgaggtgggaggagcaggtggaaaatgccttttgcctcccagtggtggaagggattctcaggatggaGGAGATGATATAAATATAGGATGCCAGGGTTAATGCAAATGGAGGCAGAGTGAATACAGCCGCCAGGATGGTAACAACAAGCTCCATCTGGTAGGTGGCATTGCAATAGAGATTTATTATTTGCAGAAATTCACAGAAAAAGTTATCAATTTCATTGGGACCACAGAAAGTAAATTGTAACACAAGAAATACTATTATGGGAATAGTCAAAAATCCACATATCCAAGAAGCATTTACTAGCTGGAGGCATAAGCTGCCATTCATAAGGGTTGCATAATGCAGTGGTTTACATAttgctaaataccgatcataagacattgCAGCTAAGAGAAAACATTCTGTCGCTCCAAAGAAACCAAACAAATAATATTGTGTGAGGCAGCCATTaacagaaatggttctgtccccagtcaggaaactggccagcatcctgggcaggatggtggaaGTGTAGCaagtctccaagcaggacaagttagccagaaagaagtacatgggggtgtgaagttgCTGATCAGCCACAACCAGCACAACgatgaggatgttcccagccGCAGTCACAAAGTAGATTGctagaaacagcaggaagagaaaaacCCGCAGTTTAGGGATATTcccaaatcccaggaggatgaattctgtgatggaTGTTTGATTTCCCTGCTCCGTGTCTGCCATGGGATGCATCTGGGGGAAGCAATAAACTCTACAATACAATGAGAATGACATTTGTTAATCGTTAATCTATTGATTCATATACAGTAATATTCAAAAGCTCCCTCTCCTTGAGGTCATAGCCCAAATGCTGGGTTGAGAACTCAGGCTGGGGTGGTAGGATTCACAAAAGGGAGACTGATGATGAAGTAGGATGCCATAGAGTTATTCTCACCCAGTTTTCCTAGCCCGACGAGTATTCATTGTCATTATGAATGGCAATGGATAGTCATTGGGCTGGAGCTGGAGTGCGAAGGTGAATCTATAGCTTCCCAAGGATGTGAGAGATCCAAGttgaagtcaagtatcagaggggtagctgtgttagtctggatctgtaaaagcagcaaagagtcttgtggcaccttatagactaacagacgttttggagcatgagcttttgtgggtgaatactcacttcatcagatgcatgttgaAGTCAGACTCTAGGCCAAAAAGAACAAACAGCTGAATATTGGTTTATTTTGGACTCATCCCCAGCAGAAACCAGCACTCCTTGAGGGTGATTTTTCC from Gopherus flavomarginatus isolate rGopFla2 chromosome 12, rGopFla2.mat.asm, whole genome shotgun sequence includes the following:
- the LOC127032165 gene encoding olfactory receptor 11A1-like produces the protein MADTEQGNQTSITEFILLGFGNIPKLRVFLFLLFLAIYFVTAAGNILIVVLVVADQQLHTPMYFFLANLSCLETCYTSTILPRMLASFLTGDRTISVNGCLTQYYLFGFFGATECFLLAAMSYDRYLAICKPLHYATLMNGSLCLQLVNASWICGFLTIPIIVFLVLQFTFCGPNEIDNFFCEFLQIINLYCNATYQMELVVTILAAVFTLPPFALTLASYIYIISSILRIPSTTGRQKAFSTCSSHLIMVTIFYGTLIIVYLLPKTNTLRDLNKVFSVCYTIVTPMANPFIYSLRNQEVKEALRKIVRKCLDFMRMQKPQSLQVCCEHAYRIKACR